One window of the Streptomyces asoensis genome contains the following:
- a CDS encoding helix-turn-helix domain-containing protein produces the protein MRPQHNPMVLVDPDLLVRLMKRTGNGREVSVRELADAAGCHPSKIGHLRSGERSTATHDEALAIAKRLGVDLLVLWEHTGRTVEAPTEPPCLAAVPA, from the coding sequence ATGCGACCCCAGCACAACCCCATGGTGCTCGTCGACCCTGACCTCCTGGTCCGGCTCATGAAGCGCACGGGCAACGGCCGCGAAGTCAGCGTCCGCGAACTCGCCGACGCGGCCGGATGCCACCCCAGCAAGATCGGCCACCTGCGCTCCGGTGAACGCAGCACCGCCACCCACGACGAAGCCCTGGCAATTGCCAAACGGCTTGGAGTAGACCTCCTCGTCCTGTGGGAGCACACCGGCCGCACCGTCGAAGCCCCCACCGAGCCCCCGTGCTTGGCCGCGGTACCAGCATGA
- a CDS encoding XRE family transcriptional regulator — MTEQRFDFRDLLRRRRAELGLSLRDMEDRSIDPASGAQAKFGWLSKVENGKPTDPPKEDVLLAISIGYGLPETVVKAAAAKQFMGFDPASDPTVMWSGDLTTRVIVAHAEGLSEEERRQLADIAETFARRKTQRSGSAEGKSDE, encoded by the coding sequence ATGACCGAGCAGCGGTTCGACTTCAGGGATCTCCTCCGGCGGCGCCGGGCGGAACTCGGCCTCAGCCTGCGTGACATGGAGGACCGCTCCATCGACCCGGCGAGCGGCGCCCAGGCCAAGTTCGGATGGCTCTCCAAAGTCGAGAACGGCAAGCCGACCGACCCCCCGAAGGAAGACGTACTCCTCGCGATCTCCATCGGGTACGGGCTCCCCGAGACAGTGGTCAAGGCTGCGGCGGCGAAGCAGTTCATGGGATTCGATCCGGCCTCCGATCCCACCGTGATGTGGAGCGGCGACCTCACGACGCGAGTCATCGTGGCGCACGCGGAGGGGCTGTCCGAGGAGGAGCGCCGGCAGTTGGCCGATATCGCGGAGACCTTTGCCCGGAGGAAGACGCAGCGTAGCGGCTCCGCAGAGGGCAAGTCGGACGAATAG
- the dprA gene encoding DNA-processing protein DprA produces the protein MNGGGEPAGERLARVFLGRVLEPGDEVGGQWVRERGVPEVVRRLRDDGEPLPGVTARRWAGLRARAGQAEPERDLALAREAGVRFVCPGDAEWPGTLDELGDARPLGLWVRGRPSLRMWALRSVAVVGARACTEYGAHMAATLSAGLAEQGWVVVSGGAYGVDGAAHRGALGAGGATVAVLACGVDQPYPRGHTALINRIAEQGLVIGELPPGDHPTPSRFILRNRVIAALTRGTVVVEAAYRSGSLVTARAAQRLGRHTIGVPGPATSGLSAGVHELLRGEAVLVTDAAEVVELVGDMGELAPDRRGPALPRDLLEPAARRVLAALPARRPAAVDEVAREARTTPDDAIARLYELRALGYVERHGDGWKLTRQAVVSVRGGRRPC, from the coding sequence GTGAACGGCGGCGGCGAACCGGCCGGCGAGCGGCTCGCCCGGGTCTTCCTCGGGCGGGTCCTCGAGCCCGGCGACGAGGTGGGCGGGCAGTGGGTGCGGGAGCGGGGCGTGCCGGAGGTGGTGCGTCGGCTGCGGGACGACGGGGAGCCGTTGCCCGGGGTGACCGCGCGGCGCTGGGCCGGCCTGCGGGCGCGGGCCGGGCAGGCCGAGCCGGAGCGGGATCTGGCCCTCGCGCGGGAGGCCGGGGTGCGGTTCGTGTGCCCGGGAGACGCCGAGTGGCCGGGGACGCTGGACGAACTCGGGGACGCCCGGCCGCTCGGGCTCTGGGTGCGCGGGCGGCCCAGTCTGCGGATGTGGGCGCTGCGGTCGGTCGCCGTCGTCGGTGCCCGTGCCTGCACCGAGTACGGCGCCCATATGGCGGCCACCCTCTCCGCCGGCCTCGCCGAACAGGGCTGGGTCGTGGTGTCGGGCGGCGCCTACGGGGTGGACGGCGCGGCCCACCGGGGCGCCCTCGGCGCGGGCGGCGCCACCGTCGCCGTCCTCGCCTGCGGAGTCGACCAGCCCTACCCGCGCGGCCACACGGCGTTGATCAACAGGATCGCCGAACAGGGGCTGGTGATCGGCGAGTTGCCGCCCGGCGATCATCCGACCCCGAGCAGGTTCATCCTGCGCAACCGGGTGATCGCCGCGCTCACCCGGGGCACGGTCGTCGTCGAGGCCGCCTACCGCAGCGGCTCGCTGGTCACGGCTCGGGCAGCCCAGCGATTGGGCCGGCACACGATAGGGGTGCCGGGGCCGGCCACGAGTGGTCTCTCCGCCGGTGTGCACGAACTGCTACGGGGAGAGGCCGTACTGGTCACCGATGCCGCGGAGGTCGTCGAACTGGTCGGCGACATGGGTGAGCTGGCCCCCGACCGGCGTGGCCCCGCGCTGCCGCGCGATCTGCTGGAGCCGGCTGCCCGAAGGGTCCTGGCCGCGCTGCCCGCCCGCAGACCCGCGGCGGTCGACGAGGTCGCCCGCGAGGCCCGGACCACACCGGACGACGCGATCGCGAGACTGTACGAACTCAGAGCGCTCGGCTACGTCGAACGACACGGCGACGGCTGGAAGTTGACACGCCAGGCGGTGGTCTCCGTTCGAGGAGGTCGACGTCCATGTTGA
- the whiG gene encoding RNA polymerase sigma factor WhiG, producing MPQHTSGSDRAAITPAARDGGSVRPPAPSTLDELWRSYKATGDERLREQLILHYSPLVKYVAGRVSVGLPPNVEQADFVSSGVFGLIDAIEKFDIEREIKFETYAITRIRGAMIDELRALDWIPRSVRQKARNVERAYATLEARLRRTPSECEVAAELGIAVDELHAVFSQLSLANVVALEELLHVGGEDGDGLSFMDTLEDTAADNPVEVAEDRELRRFLARAINTLPDREKTVVTLYYYEGLTLAEIGNVLGVTESRVSQIHTKSVLQLRAKLASFGR from the coding sequence ATGCCCCAGCACACCTCCGGGTCCGACCGGGCGGCGATCACCCCAGCCGCCCGTGACGGTGGCAGCGTGCGGCCGCCCGCTCCCTCGACACTCGACGAGCTGTGGCGGTCGTACAAGGCGACGGGGGACGAACGGCTGCGGGAGCAGCTGATCCTGCACTACTCACCGCTGGTGAAGTACGTGGCGGGCCGGGTGAGCGTCGGCCTGCCGCCCAACGTGGAGCAGGCCGACTTCGTGTCCTCCGGGGTCTTCGGGCTGATCGACGCGATCGAGAAGTTCGACATCGAACGGGAGATCAAGTTCGAGACCTACGCGATCACCCGGATCCGGGGCGCGATGATCGACGAGCTCCGGGCGCTGGACTGGATCCCGCGGTCGGTGCGGCAGAAGGCGCGCAACGTCGAGCGGGCCTACGCGACGCTGGAGGCCCGGCTGCGGCGGACCCCCTCGGAGTGCGAGGTGGCCGCCGAGCTGGGCATCGCGGTGGACGAACTGCACGCCGTGTTCAGTCAGCTGTCGCTGGCCAACGTGGTGGCGCTGGAGGAGCTGCTGCATGTCGGGGGTGAGGACGGGGACGGCCTCAGCTTCATGGACACGCTGGAGGACACCGCCGCGGACAACCCCGTGGAGGTGGCCGAGGACCGGGAGCTCAGACGGTTCCTCGCGCGGGCGATCAACACGCTGCCCGACCGGGAGAAGACGGTCGTCACCCTCTACTACTACGAGGGCCTGACGCTGGCCGAGATCGGGAACGTGCTGGGCGTGACCGAGAGCAGGGTCAGTCAGATCCACACCAAGTCCGTCCTCCAGCTGCGCGCGAAACTGGCGAGCTTCGGCCGCTGA
- a CDS encoding TetR/AcrR family transcriptional regulator, giving the protein MAEHRSMQRAALLDAARSLLSEGGTEALTFPALAERTGLARSSVYEYFRSRAAVVEELCEVDFPVWAAEVEAAMAAADGAEAKVEAYVRRQLALVGDRRHRAVVAISASELDAGAREKIRAAHGGLVAMIGAALAELGHAEPRLAAMLLQGVVDAAVRRIELGAAEDPSAITDAAVGMVLRGVRG; this is encoded by the coding sequence GTGGCCGAGCACCGGTCGATGCAGCGTGCCGCCCTGCTGGACGCGGCACGCTCCCTGTTGTCCGAGGGCGGTACGGAGGCGCTGACCTTCCCGGCCCTCGCCGAGCGCACGGGACTCGCGCGCTCGTCCGTGTACGAGTACTTCCGGTCGCGGGCCGCCGTGGTCGAGGAGCTGTGCGAGGTCGACTTCCCCGTATGGGCGGCGGAGGTCGAGGCGGCGATGGCCGCGGCCGACGGGGCCGAGGCCAAGGTCGAGGCGTATGTGCGCCGGCAGCTCGCCCTGGTGGGTGACCGGCGGCACCGGGCCGTCGTGGCGATCTCGGCGAGCGAACTGGACGCGGGGGCCCGGGAGAAGATCCGGGCGGCGCACGGCGGGCTCGTGGCGATGATCGGGGCGGCGCTGGCGGAGCTGGGGCACGCGGAGCCCCGGCTGGCGGCGATGCTGTTGCAGGGCGTGGTGGACGCGGCGGTGCGGCGGATCGAGCTCGGGGCCGCGGAGGATCCGTCGGCGATCACGGACGCCGCGGTGGGAATGGTGCTGCGGGGCGTCCGGGGCTGA
- a CDS encoding M23 family metallopeptidase, whose amino-acid sequence MYAQRFTALLPVLSMTTLATVAWAAPQVAPGTRALTAPPVPAIGRAWPVGTRPAVLRGWEPPAGPYARGHRGVDLAAPPDAPVRAVAAGRVSFAGRVAGRGVVSVELSGTGLPPLRTTYEPVRTSVRKGDEVAPGQVVGTVEPTGSHCARTCVHWGLLSGRTYLDPLSLLPPWLRRSGPSRLLPVLGVPLP is encoded by the coding sequence ATGTACGCACAGCGATTCACGGCCCTGCTGCCGGTCCTGTCGATGACGACGCTGGCCACGGTGGCGTGGGCGGCCCCGCAGGTCGCACCGGGAACCCGGGCACTCACCGCGCCGCCCGTCCCGGCGATCGGCCGGGCCTGGCCGGTGGGCACCCGTCCGGCGGTGCTGCGGGGCTGGGAGCCACCGGCCGGCCCGTACGCCCGCGGCCACCGGGGCGTCGACCTCGCGGCTCCGCCGGACGCTCCGGTACGGGCGGTGGCTGCCGGCCGGGTGTCCTTCGCGGGCCGGGTGGCCGGCCGGGGCGTCGTCTCGGTGGAACTGTCGGGGACGGGCCTGCCGCCCCTGCGGACCACCTACGAGCCGGTACGAACGTCGGTGCGCAAGGGCGACGAGGTGGCGCCGGGCCAGGTCGTCGGCACGGTGGAGCCGACGGGCTCGCACTGCGCAAGAACATGTGTGCACTGGGGGCTGCTGAGCGGCAGGACCTATCTGGACCCGCTGTCGCTGCTGCCTCCGTGGCTACGGCGGAGCGGCCCGTCACGGCTGCTGCCGGTGCTCGGCGTACCCCTGCCGTGA
- the rpsB gene encoding 30S ribosomal protein S2 translates to MAVVTMRELLESGVHFGHQTRRWNPKMKRFIFTERNGIYIIDLLQSLSYIDRAYEFVKETVAHGGTVMFVGTKKQAQEAIAEQATRVGMPYVNQRWLGGMLTNFSTVYKRLQRLKELELIDFEDVAASGLTKKELLVLSREKAKLEKTLGGIREMSKVPSAVWIVDTKKEHIAVGEARKLNIPVVAILDTNCDPDEVDYKIPGNDDAIRSVTLLTRVIADAVAEGLISRSGVATGDKGEKAAGEPLAAWERDLLEGEKKADAETTDEAAEKPAEAAAEAEAPAAEAPAVEAEAPAAEAPAAEAEAPAAEAAPAAEGEQA, encoded by the coding sequence ATGGCCGTCGTCACGATGCGGGAGCTGCTGGAAAGCGGCGTCCACTTCGGTCACCAGACCCGTCGCTGGAACCCGAAGATGAAGCGCTTCATCTTCACCGAGCGCAACGGCATCTACATCATCGACCTGCTCCAGTCGCTGTCGTACATCGACCGCGCCTACGAGTTCGTCAAGGAGACCGTCGCCCACGGCGGCACGGTCATGTTCGTCGGCACGAAGAAGCAGGCGCAGGAGGCCATCGCGGAGCAGGCCACCCGCGTCGGCATGCCTTACGTCAACCAGCGCTGGCTGGGCGGCATGCTCACCAACTTCTCGACCGTCTACAAGCGCCTCCAGCGCCTCAAGGAGCTCGAGCTCATCGACTTCGAGGACGTCGCCGCCTCGGGTCTGACGAAGAAGGAGCTCCTGGTCCTCTCGCGTGAGAAGGCCAAGCTCGAGAAGACCCTCGGTGGTATCCGCGAGATGTCCAAGGTGCCCAGCGCCGTCTGGATCGTGGACACCAAGAAGGAGCACATCGCGGTCGGCGAGGCCCGGAAGCTCAACATCCCGGTCGTCGCCATCCTCGACACCAACTGTGACCCCGACGAGGTCGACTACAAGATCCCGGGCAACGACGACGCGATCCGCTCCGTCACCCTGCTCACCCGCGTGATCGCCGACGCCGTCGCCGAGGGCCTCATCTCCCGTTCCGGCGTCGCCACCGGCGACAAGGGCGAGAAGGCCGCCGGCGAGCCGCTGGCCGCGTGGGAGCGCGACCTGCTCGAGGGCGAGAAGAAGGCCGACGCCGAGACCACGGACGAGGCCGCCGAGAAGCCGGCCGAGGCCGCTGCCGAGGCTGAGGCCCCGGCCGCCGAGGCTCCCGCTGTCGAGGCCGAGGCCCCCGCCGCCGAGGCCCCCGCCGCCGAGGCTGAGGCCCCCGCCGCCGAGGCCGCTCCGGCCGCCGAGGGCGAGCAGGCCTGA